The Daucus carota subsp. sativus chromosome 2, DH1 v3.0, whole genome shotgun sequence genome includes a window with the following:
- the LOC108205911 gene encoding ATP synthase subunit epsilon, mitochondrial, giving the protein MASSGAAVPFWRAAGMTYISYSNICASMVRNCLKEPHKTESISREKVHYSVSKWVDGKPQKPTVRSDDPDA; this is encoded by the exons ATGGCGTCAAGTGGAGCTGCCGTGCCATTCTGGAGAGCTGCAGGGATGACATACATAAGCTATTCAAACATATGTGCCAGCATGGTGAGGAACTGTCTCAAAGAGCCTCACAAAACTGAATCCATTTCTCGCGAGAAGGTTCATTACTCCGTTTCCAAATGGGTCGATGGCAAGCCTCAAAAGCCCA CTGTGCGCTCAGATGACCCTGATGCATGA
- the LOC108205639 gene encoding glutamyl-tRNA reductase-binding protein, chloroplastic — MILPTQSSLSNLSIHSPIIPLTTINSSSTHHKHQSHTLPLSTAISFPQFKPHNAAALTLKRRRRFSPFRVLSSVASPPAATEITSTSTKPSPAEVSRTIMELTSVATLSTLTPQGFPLGIGVRFAVEPQQGTPILCLNPSFFPSDSKSSLHVQLEQCGLRTPQCTIQGCLDKPQDASDLKKFQSIWRKRFNEDVDEELIHIVAVERILQTEDFMEDGVWFTSLDYKMAVPDPLRDYAESIIQEINTNNMEDIHRFCNVYVDLNFQVSKANMIWVDRLGFDVRLTSPQNDVFEVRIPFPREVTDEKGAKSSFNCMSQLAWEMEKHYHAQDYKKVNQVKKITSRSH, encoded by the exons ATGATTCTACCAACCCAATCTTCACTCTCCAATCTCTCCATACATTCTCCAATCATCCCCTTAACAACAATCAACTCCTCTTCAACTCATCACAAACACCAATCACACACTCTCCCGCTATCAACAGCTATTTCATTCCCCCAATTTAAACCCCACAACGCCGCCGCTCTCACATTGAAACGACGTCGTCGTTTCAGTCCCTTTCGTGTCTTGTCTTCAGTGGCTTCTCCTCCAGCAGCAACTGAAATTACAAGTACCAGCACCAAACCAAGCCCCGCAGAGGTTTCGAGAACCATCATGGAGTTGACTTCAGTAGCCACTCTTTCTACTTTGACTCCCCAGGGATTTCCTCTTGGTATCGGGGTTCGCTTTGCGGTGGAGCCTCAACAAGGCACTCCCATTCTCTGTTTGAACCCCTCTTTTTTCCCCTCTGACTCTAAATCCAGTCTCCATGTCCAG TTGGAGCAATGTGGATTGAGGACTCCCCAGTGTACCATTCAGGGCTGTCTTGACAAACCTCAAGATGCATCTGACTTGAAG AAGTTTCAATCAATATGGAGAAAGAGGTTTAATGAAGATGTGGACGAAGAACTCATACATATTGTTGCTGTGGAACGCATACTTCAGACTGAAGATTTTATGGAG GATGGTGTATGGTTTACTTCTTTGGACTACAAAATGGCAGTACCTGACCCACTCCGAGACTATGCGGAAAGCATCATTCAGGAAATCAACACTAATAACATGGAAGATATTCACCGCTTTTGCAACGTATATGTTGATTTAAATTTCCAG GTGTCCAAAGCTAATATGATATGGGTTGATCGGTTAGGTTTTGATGTGCGTTTAACCTCTCCTCAAAATGATGTCTTTGAGGTTCGAATACCTTTCCCCAGGGAAGTCACAGATGAGAAAGGTGCAAAATCGTCTTTTAACTGTATGTCGCAACTTGCTTGGGAAATGGAAAAGCATTATCATGCCCAAGATTACAAAAAGGTGAATCAAGTGAAGAAAATCACAAGCAGAAGCCATTGA
- the LOC108205846 gene encoding uncharacterized protein LOC108205846 has product MAMRNFYKEIKGLKVKDLPAHMKPMFTIDYLKGSVKRGLDSYHAKYIQTSSVDPVYHVCFGGMIFSYLVALPEERRHLEHQKHAKEGH; this is encoded by the coding sequence ATGGCGATGAGGAATTTCTACAAGGAGATAAAGGGGTTGAAAGTGAAGGACCTTCCTGCTCACATGAAGCCGATGTTTACAATTGATTATCTGAAAGGATCTGTCAAGCGTGGATTGGATTCTTATCATGCTAAGTACATTCAGACCAGCTCTGTTGACCCTGTTTATCATGTTTGTTTTGGGGGTATGATCTTCTCTTATCTCGTTGCTCTTCCTGAGGAGCGTAGGCATCTTGAGCATCAGAAGCACGCCAAGGAAGGTCATTAA
- the LOC108209232 gene encoding V-type proton ATPase catalytic subunit A: MPSVYGDRLTTFEDSEKESEYGYVRKVSGPVVVADGMGGAAMYELVRVGHDNLIGEIIRLEGDSATIQVYEETAGLMVNDPVLRTHKPLSVELGPGILGNIFDGIQRPLKTIAKRSGDVYIPRGVSVPALDKDTLWEFQPKKIGEGDLLTGGDLYATVFENSLMQHHVALPPDAMGKITYVAPAGQYSLKDTVLELEFQGVKKQFTMLQTWPVRTPRPVASKLAADTPLLTGQRVLDALFPSVLGGTCAIPGAFGCGKTVISQALSKYSNSDTVVYVGCGERGNEMAEVLMDFPQLTMTLPDGREESVMKRTTLVANTSNMPVAAREASIYTGITIAEYFRDMGYNVSMMADSTSRWAEALREISGRLAEMPADSGYPAYLAARLASFYERAGKVKCLGGPERNGSVTIVGAVSPPGGDFSDPVTSATLSIVQVFWGLDKKLAQRKHFPSVNWLISYSKYSTALESFYEKFDSDFIDIRTKAREVLQREDDLNEIVQLVGKDALAETDKITLETAKLLREDYLAQNAFTPYDKFCPFYKSVWMMRNIIHFYNLANQAVERGAGMDGQKISYTLIKHRLGDLFYRLVSQKFEDPAEGEDVLVGKFKKLHDDLTSGFRNLEDETR; encoded by the exons ATGCCTTCTGTGTATGGGGATCGATTAACTACGTTCGAAGACTCCGAGAAGGAGAGCGAGTACGGTTACGTCCGTAAG GTATCCGGACCAGTTGTTGTTGCTGATGGAATGGGAGGGGCGGCTATGTATGAACTTGTTCGTGTTGGACATGACAATCTTATTGGAGAAATTATTCGTTTGGAAGGAGATTCTGCTACAATCCAAG TTTACGAAGAAACAGCTGGGTTGATGGTGAATGATCCTGTCCTTAGGACACACAAG CCCCTATCTGTGGAGTTGGGTCCTGGAATTCTGGGAAATATCTTTGATGGTATTCAG AGACCTTTGAAGACCATTGCTAAGAGATCAGGTGATGTCTATATCCCTCGTGGTGTCTCGGTACCAGCCCTTGACAAAGACACACTATGGGAATTTCAGCCTAAAAAAATag GTGAAGGGGACCTTCTTACAGGTGGAGATTTATATGCT ACGGTCTTTGAGAATAGTTTAATGCAACATCATGTTGCTCTGCCTCCTGATGCCATGGGAAAGATAACATATGTTGCTCCAGCTGGTCAATATTCACTAAAG GATACAGTTTTGGAGCTTGAATTTCAAGGCGTCAAGAAGCAATTTACTATGCTTCAG ACTTGGCCCGTACGAACTCCCAGGCCTGTTGCATCAAAGCTTGCCGCTGACACTCCTCTTCTCACAGGACAG CGTGTACTTGATGCCCTTTTTCCATCTGTGCTTGGGGGAACTTGTGCAATTCCTGGTGCATTTGGTTGTGGAAAAACAGTCATTAGTCAAGCTCTTTCCAAG TATTCCAATTCTGACACTGTGGTTTATGTTGGTTGCGGGGAAAGAGGAAATGAAATGGCAGAG GTCCTTATGGATTTTCCTCAATTGACAATGACTCTCCCTGATGGCCGTGAAGAGTCTGTCATGAAACGTACTACTCTCGTGGCCAACACTTCAAACATGCCTGTGGCTGCTCGCGAGGCTTCAATTTATACAG GAATCACTATAGCAGAATACTTCAGAGATATGGGTTACAATGTTAGTATGATGGCAGATTCAACATCCCGGTGGGCAGAAGCTCTAAGAGAAATTTCAGGGCGATTG GCAGAAATGCCTGCTGATAGTGGGTATCCTGCTTACTTGGCAGCTCGTTTAGCCTCCTTCTATGAGCGTGCTGGTAAGGTGAAGTGCCTTGGTGGACCAGAACGTAACGGTAGTGTTACTATCGTTGGTGCTGTTTCACCTCCAGGAGGAGATTTTTCTGACCCTGTTACATCTGCCACACTCAGCATCGTTCAG gTCTTTTGGGGTTTAGACAAAAAGTTGGCACAGAGGAAACATTTTCCTTCTGTGAACTGGCTCATCTCCTATTCAAAGTATTCAACA GCATTGGAGTCCTTCTATGAGAAATTTGATTCAGACTTTATCGACATCAGGACAAAAGCTCGTGAGGTTTTGCAGAGGGAAGATGATCTGAATGAAATTGTCCAG CTGGTTGGGAAGGATGCTCTAGCAGAAACAGATAAAATTACCTTAGAGACTGCAAAGCTTTTAAGGGAGGATTATCTTGCCCAGAATGCATTTACTCC ATATGACAAATTTTGTCCTTTTTACAAGTCTGTCTGGATGATGCGCAATATTATCCATTTTTACAATCTGGCCAATCAG GCTGTGGAGCGAGGAGCTGGTATGGATGGCCAGAAGATAAGTTATACCCTTATCAAGCATCGTCTAGGGGATCTTTTCTATCGCCTGGT TTCTCAGAAATTTGAGGACCCCGCTGAAGGTGAGGATGTACTTGTAGGGAAGTTCAAGAAACTTCATGATGATCTTACATCTGGTTTCCGGAATCTGGAGGATGAGACACGATGA